One Roseimaritima multifibrata DNA window includes the following coding sequences:
- a CDS encoding histidine phosphatase family protein — MLRLHLIRHAESENNAKPENERVEDPGITPLGEQQAIQLGRWLESMPIDCLITSPFRRALQTTSFVAQTSKAAIEIDPETYEEGGCYRGHGTNVSGAPGYNRAEILKWIPNAQVHESIQENGWWNGRIPETREQAIQRADRIVQNLTERFIGQDVTVVMIIHADIIRHMMTTMLADCVNTKRLGPLCNTGITRLDLVNDSWNLQWLNSIGHLSPGIVTDSNG; from the coding sequence ATGCTACGATTGCACCTGATTCGTCACGCTGAGAGCGAGAACAACGCGAAACCGGAAAACGAACGCGTAGAAGACCCCGGCATCACCCCACTGGGTGAACAGCAAGCCATCCAACTTGGCAGGTGGCTGGAATCCATGCCGATCGATTGCCTTATCACCAGCCCCTTCCGCCGGGCGTTGCAAACCACCAGTTTCGTAGCCCAGACCAGCAAGGCGGCGATTGAAATCGACCCCGAAACCTACGAAGAGGGTGGCTGCTACCGTGGTCACGGCACGAACGTCAGCGGAGCCCCCGGCTACAATCGTGCAGAGATTCTGAAATGGATCCCCAACGCGCAGGTCCACGAATCGATCCAAGAGAACGGATGGTGGAATGGGCGAATTCCGGAGACGCGCGAGCAAGCCATCCAGCGGGCGGACCGGATCGTACAGAATTTAACCGAACGTTTTATCGGTCAAGACGTTACGGTCGTCATGATCATTCATGCCGACATCATCCGCCACATGATGACCACGATGCTGGCGGACTGCGTCAATACAAAGCGACTGGGGCCACTCTGTAATACCGGAATCACCCGATTGGACTTGGTCAACGATTCGTGGAACCTGCAGTGGTTGAATTCGATTGGCCATCTATCCCCAGGAATCGTTACCGATTCAAACGGCTAA
- a CDS encoding sodium:solute symporter family protein, producing the protein MTTIDYIVLAAYFLVMIAIGIYAMRRVSDQEDYFMGGRGFGKILQTFAAFGAGTGAHEPVQVGSTTWTSGLSGVWSALMWLFVTPVYWIAAVWYRRMRHLTLGDWFVERYESRSMGAAYTLFAIVFYMFYLSTMFSAVAAFAVPLMGVETGLFGLELKYTLIPAIAVVVILYGVLGGLSAAYWTDLIQGLFIILLSTLLIPFGLWALAEQFGTDGQTSMMDGFRIMHERVSGDYFSLFNGPSSGEFPIHYILSLSLLGMIGIVVQPHFIATGGGSAKTEEEARIGLVVGNFLKRLCTAGWALTALIALALLAGSPEIAANPDRVWGVAAREILGPLNLGLVGLMLACLLAAMMSSADTYMIVTSGLVVRNVYAAYINANADEKKYVLVGRLTGLIIIIGAAFFALLYGDVFGQFKMTLELPILFAAPFWLGMYWRRVNRTAVWGTIAFSFLFFFVLPVAVPLVAPGLHNSPGLAATTKTVTTTIVRPATESDVARREAWLEASQGIDDQAAGVKAKDLLGPEPPEAILGQPITLKKTTGGKSIFWRGGVKPVGRQESFLVEEQDDGETRVQTYRIDGKKVGAGSLNIDFLLYSALGVDLSGVSSTMLETLRLPTRLFAPFLVLFLLSYVTPRGRSDVLNRYFTKMNTPVLADHEADRQALERAYLAPVSACKRKLYPGSDWEFTRPTKFDVFGFLASCVVCALIILLLIWLANIGS; encoded by the coding sequence ATGACCACGATCGACTACATTGTTCTTGCGGCCTATTTCCTGGTGATGATTGCCATCGGTATTTACGCGATGCGACGCGTGAGTGACCAAGAAGACTATTTCATGGGGGGCCGTGGTTTCGGGAAAATCCTGCAAACCTTTGCCGCCTTTGGTGCCGGGACGGGGGCTCACGAACCGGTCCAGGTAGGCAGTACCACGTGGACGAGTGGGCTAAGCGGAGTCTGGTCCGCGCTGATGTGGCTGTTTGTGACTCCGGTCTACTGGATTGCTGCGGTCTGGTATCGGCGGATGCGGCATTTGACGTTGGGCGACTGGTTTGTTGAACGCTACGAATCGCGATCGATGGGAGCGGCCTATACGCTTTTCGCCATCGTCTTCTATATGTTCTATCTGTCGACAATGTTCTCGGCGGTTGCCGCGTTTGCGGTTCCGTTGATGGGCGTCGAAACCGGGCTGTTCGGTTTGGAACTGAAGTACACGCTGATCCCCGCGATCGCGGTGGTCGTCATTCTGTACGGAGTCTTAGGCGGATTGAGTGCCGCGTATTGGACGGATTTGATCCAAGGGTTGTTCATCATTTTGCTTTCGACCTTGTTGATTCCGTTTGGGTTGTGGGCCCTAGCCGAGCAGTTCGGCACGGACGGTCAAACCAGCATGATGGACGGATTCCGAATCATGCATGAACGCGTCTCCGGCGATTACTTCAGCCTGTTTAATGGTCCAAGCAGTGGCGAATTCCCGATTCATTACATCCTGTCGCTTTCGCTTCTGGGCATGATCGGGATTGTGGTCCAGCCGCACTTTATCGCCACCGGTGGTGGTTCCGCGAAAACCGAAGAAGAGGCCAGAATCGGTTTGGTGGTCGGTAACTTTCTGAAACGACTTTGCACGGCAGGTTGGGCTTTGACCGCGCTGATCGCGCTGGCGTTGTTGGCGGGAAGCCCTGAAATTGCCGCCAACCCCGATCGCGTGTGGGGCGTCGCCGCTCGAGAGATTCTGGGGCCGTTGAACCTCGGTTTGGTCGGTTTAATGTTGGCCTGCCTGTTGGCGGCGATGATGAGTTCCGCAGATACGTACATGATCGTCACGTCGGGGCTTGTCGTACGCAATGTTTATGCGGCCTATATCAATGCAAATGCAGACGAAAAGAAGTACGTCCTGGTGGGGCGCCTGACCGGCCTGATCATCATCATCGGGGCGGCTTTCTTTGCCCTGCTGTATGGCGACGTGTTTGGGCAGTTTAAGATGACGCTGGAATTACCGATCCTCTTTGCGGCTCCGTTTTGGCTGGGGATGTACTGGCGACGGGTGAATCGAACCGCCGTCTGGGGGACGATCGCGTTTTCGTTCTTGTTCTTCTTTGTGCTACCCGTTGCGGTGCCGCTAGTCGCTCCGGGGTTACATAATTCCCCTGGATTGGCTGCCACGACCAAAACCGTGACAACGACGATCGTACGGCCCGCTACCGAATCCGATGTTGCACGTCGTGAAGCGTGGTTGGAAGCAAGCCAGGGGATCGACGATCAGGCGGCGGGTGTAAAAGCCAAGGATCTGTTAGGCCCCGAGCCGCCGGAAGCGATCCTGGGTCAGCCAATCACGCTAAAGAAGACAACCGGAGGCAAGTCGATTTTTTGGCGTGGAGGCGTCAAGCCTGTCGGACGTCAAGAGTCCTTCTTGGTGGAAGAGCAAGACGATGGAGAAACCCGCGTCCAGACTTACCGAATCGATGGAAAGAAGGTCGGGGCCGGATCGCTTAATATTGACTTCCTGCTCTATTCGGCGCTCGGCGTCGATCTGTCAGGAGTCTCGTCGACGATGTTGGAAACGCTCCGCTTGCCGACTCGGCTGTTTGCTCCTTTTCTGGTCCTGTTCTTGCTCAGTTACGTAACGCCGCGAGGTCGGTCCGACGTATTGAATCGTTACTTTACGAAAATGAATACGCCCGTATTGGCCGACCATGAAGCCGACCGGCAAGCCCTTGAACGAGCCTACCTGGCTCCGGTATCCGCATGCAAACGAAAATTGTATCCAGGATCCGACTGGGAATTTACTCGTCCGACGAAGTTTGATGTCTTTGGGTTTTTGGCGTCCTGTGTCGTCTGTGCGCTTATCATCTTGTTGCTGATTTGGCTGGCCAACATCGGAAGTTGA
- a CDS encoding ABC transporter permease subunit/CPBP intramembrane protease gives MSRNKKHSPRLRTIGMIYAREMRDQLRDRRTIMTIVVLPMLLYPLVGTLLLQIAQFTQQHAPKICIIGTENLPQSTPLIDGEGLADAYHEVQGNASFEFYEWRHLAQKASVAEIAQRFVDREAYDAVLLVPPHFELRHSDAETEDLVNSLHVVTSPSSDGAAIATERVYSVLGKWRDDIVSKELLDQGLASNILSPFTVQKKAVNAEAGTAMLWSKLLPFVMLIWAMTGAFYPAIDLVAGEKERGTLETLLCSPALRSEIVWGKLAAVTTFSTLTALLNVFSMTLTSTLIFRQMGLDPTGGSFGPPPLGSMMWLLLALLPLAALFSALALAVAAMARSSKEGQYYLMPLMMVSLPLVLLPMMPGMNLNTGTSLIPVTGMFLLVRALVESQYLLALMHLPMVAGVTFGCLWLATRWAQRQFEDEAVLFGGGEQWELRSWVRHFWRDRQAVPSPAQALACGVIILVGLFFGKLMVTEMPGNLAGLTKLLLTPQIGLILAPPLLMAIVMTTSLRETFRFRMPHWPALPIALLLGITMHPVYVTLGHLITDIYPISEQTQLALEPMTKLIATAPLWHIIFILAFIPALCEELAFRGFIFSGLVRGGGRSRAVVVSAIMFGISHGLLQQSIAATVMGLMLGWIALRTGSVLPCLIIHFTNNALSVSMSRIPDFGLQGTELFLTTNVDGSAMYQPIWTLMAAGLAFACLTYFYTLQSSDDEQAAMSGIVGPCPADPGLQPVA, from the coding sequence ATGAGCCGAAACAAAAAACATTCGCCTCGACTTCGTACGATCGGGATGATCTATGCCCGCGAAATGCGCGATCAGTTGCGCGACCGCCGGACGATCATGACCATCGTGGTTCTACCGATGCTGTTGTATCCCCTGGTCGGGACGTTGCTGCTGCAGATCGCTCAGTTCACCCAGCAACATGCTCCAAAAATTTGCATTATCGGGACCGAGAACCTTCCGCAGTCGACTCCACTGATAGATGGTGAGGGATTGGCTGACGCGTATCACGAAGTGCAAGGGAACGCCAGTTTTGAATTCTATGAGTGGCGGCACTTGGCGCAAAAAGCCTCCGTCGCAGAAATCGCCCAACGTTTCGTCGATCGCGAAGCTTACGATGCGGTGCTTCTTGTTCCCCCCCATTTCGAACTCAGGCACTCCGACGCCGAGACCGAAGACCTCGTCAATTCATTGCACGTCGTGACCAGCCCCAGTTCCGATGGAGCCGCGATCGCTACGGAGCGGGTTTACTCCGTGCTGGGAAAATGGCGAGACGATATCGTTTCGAAAGAACTGCTTGATCAAGGGCTTGCAAGCAACATTCTCTCACCGTTTACCGTACAAAAGAAGGCTGTCAACGCAGAAGCCGGGACCGCGATGCTGTGGAGCAAACTGCTGCCATTTGTGATGCTGATCTGGGCGATGACCGGCGCATTTTATCCGGCGATCGATTTGGTCGCGGGTGAAAAAGAACGAGGGACTTTGGAAACGTTGCTATGCAGCCCCGCACTACGCAGTGAAATTGTATGGGGTAAGTTGGCGGCGGTGACCACGTTTAGCACTCTGACGGCACTGCTGAATGTCTTTAGCATGACGTTGACCAGTACCCTGATTTTTCGTCAGATGGGATTGGATCCAACCGGCGGCAGTTTCGGGCCTCCACCCTTGGGATCGATGATGTGGCTGCTCTTGGCGCTGTTGCCGCTGGCCGCACTGTTTAGTGCTTTGGCACTTGCGGTCGCTGCGATGGCTCGCAGTAGTAAGGAAGGTCAGTACTACCTGATGCCCCTGATGATGGTCTCGCTGCCATTGGTCTTGCTACCGATGATGCCGGGGATGAACCTGAACACAGGGACTTCTTTGATTCCTGTAACTGGAATGTTTCTTCTGGTGCGGGCACTGGTCGAAAGCCAGTATTTGTTGGCACTGATGCATTTGCCAATGGTTGCTGGAGTCACCTTTGGTTGCCTGTGGTTGGCGACCCGCTGGGCACAGCGGCAATTCGAAGACGAAGCCGTCTTGTTTGGTGGTGGCGAACAATGGGAATTGCGGTCTTGGGTCCGGCATTTTTGGCGGGATCGTCAAGCAGTCCCCTCCCCTGCTCAGGCACTCGCCTGTGGCGTGATCATTCTGGTTGGATTGTTCTTTGGCAAATTGATGGTCACGGAAATGCCGGGGAATCTAGCCGGTCTAACCAAACTCCTTTTGACACCCCAGATCGGTTTGATTTTGGCTCCGCCGCTATTGATGGCGATTGTCATGACCACTTCCTTGCGAGAAACCTTTCGATTCCGAATGCCTCATTGGCCGGCGTTACCGATTGCCTTGCTGCTGGGAATCACCATGCACCCGGTCTACGTGACTTTGGGGCACCTGATCACCGACATCTATCCAATCAGCGAGCAAACGCAATTAGCCTTGGAGCCGATGACCAAGTTGATCGCAACCGCCCCGCTTTGGCATATCATCTTTATCTTGGCCTTCATCCCTGCACTGTGTGAAGAGTTGGCGTTCCGAGGATTCATCTTTAGTGGATTGGTACGAGGCGGCGGTCGGTCACGAGCCGTCGTGGTTTCGGCAATCATGTTCGGGATTTCCCACGGGCTGTTGCAGCAGTCGATCGCGGCGACCGTGATGGGATTGATGTTGGGCTGGATTGCGCTGCGTACCGGCAGCGTTCTCCCCTGCTTGATCATTCACTTTACGAACAACGCGCTTTCGGTCAGCATGTCGCGGATTCCCGATTTTGGACTTCAGGGGACCGAGCTGTTTTTGACCACAAACGTCGACGGTTCGGCAATGTATCAGCCGATCTGGACGCTGATGGCCGCAGGTTTAGCGTTTGCTTGCCTAACCTATTTCTACACGCTGCAGTCATCGGATGATGAACAGGCAGCGATGAGCGGTATCGTGGGCCCCTGCCCTGCCGATCCCGGTTTGCAACCGGTCGCGTAG
- a CDS encoding phosphatidate cytidylyltransferase has protein sequence MTTEWVTSKTFILLAVVVVALGIATLVGFLLTRRENVAIESAVVRRFTQRLRIWWMMCAILVCGFLLHRVGTIILFGLVSFWALREFITMTPTRRGDHRALFWVFFIFTPLQYLLIILSNMPASWITAGREINFYGLYSIMIPVYASLFIPARIAFGGDYKRFLERSAKIQSGLLICVYSLSYAPALLDLSLQHADGQAWSGSNVTLLFFFLLIAQLSGVLQRVWSVLIGSHPIARDINAGRTWEGLVGSVVTTGLLGAALFWATPFAPWEAGVMSMVVACMAFAGTMTMSAIKRDRGLNDTGTLVEGHAGLLDQIDDVCFAAPVFYHLTRFFYSG, from the coding sequence ATGACCACCGAATGGGTAACGTCCAAGACCTTTATCCTGCTGGCAGTGGTCGTGGTTGCTTTGGGCATCGCCACGTTGGTCGGATTCTTGTTGACCCGCCGGGAAAATGTCGCGATTGAATCCGCCGTCGTCAGGCGATTTACGCAACGCCTGCGAATCTGGTGGATGATGTGCGCTATTTTGGTCTGCGGATTCCTGCTCCACCGAGTCGGCACCATCATCCTGTTTGGGCTGGTTTCCTTCTGGGCCCTGCGCGAATTCATCACGATGACCCCAACGCGGCGTGGAGACCATCGGGCCTTGTTTTGGGTCTTCTTTATTTTTACGCCGCTGCAATATCTTCTGATCATTCTCAGCAATATGCCGGCCAGCTGGATTACCGCGGGCCGCGAGATCAATTTCTATGGTCTCTACAGCATCATGATTCCGGTCTACGCAAGCCTGTTCATCCCCGCTCGGATTGCGTTTGGAGGCGACTACAAACGATTCCTTGAACGGAGTGCCAAGATCCAGTCGGGACTGCTGATCTGCGTTTACTCACTTAGCTATGCCCCGGCACTTCTCGATTTGTCGCTTCAACACGCCGATGGGCAAGCATGGAGTGGCAGCAACGTCACGCTGCTGTTTTTCTTTCTGTTGATCGCTCAACTATCGGGAGTCCTACAGCGCGTTTGGAGCGTGCTGATTGGCAGTCACCCCATCGCTCGAGACATCAACGCAGGGCGAACGTGGGAAGGTTTAGTCGGCTCGGTCGTCACCACGGGTCTGCTGGGCGCCGCCCTTTTCTGGGCGACGCCGTTTGCCCCTTGGGAAGCAGGCGTGATGAGCATGGTTGTTGCCTGCATGGCCTTTGCCGGCACGATGACCATGAGTGCAATCAAACGCGACCGAGGCCTGAACGATACCGGAACCCTTGTTGAAGGGCATGCCGGCCTGCTGGATCAAATCGACGACGTTTGTTTCGCCGCACCAGTCTTCTATCACCTGACCCGATTTTTCTACTCTGGCTAG
- a CDS encoding RNA-binding S4 domain-containing protein, producing MSTDDEVPAVEPPEPLSIRLDDFLKFCGVVGTGGQAKILIQAGDVRVNGEVETRRRKQLFPGDVVDLLGEQIEVEGHP from the coding sequence ATGTCTACCGACGATGAAGTCCCCGCAGTTGAACCGCCCGAGCCGCTTTCGATTCGGTTGGACGACTTTCTTAAGTTTTGCGGAGTCGTTGGGACCGGCGGGCAAGCGAAAATTCTGATTCAAGCTGGCGATGTGCGAGTGAACGGCGAGGTCGAAACGCGTCGCCGGAAGCAATTGTTCCCCGGGGATGTCGTTGACTTGTTGGGCGAACAGATCGAAGTGGAAGGACACCCTTAG
- a CDS encoding cupin domain-containing protein: protein MSNLFADLPNALPEELVSVLVENGGVRIERIVSNGQNSPEGFWYDQAEAEWVVVLQGEALLQFEDQPSVRMKPGDFIDIPAHQKHRVEWTVPDQPTVWLAVFYGAPIRSA, encoded by the coding sequence ATGTCCAATCTGTTTGCCGATTTACCAAACGCATTGCCCGAGGAACTTGTTTCGGTTCTGGTTGAAAACGGGGGCGTACGAATCGAACGCATCGTTTCAAATGGACAGAACAGTCCCGAAGGATTCTGGTACGACCAAGCTGAAGCGGAGTGGGTGGTCGTGCTACAGGGCGAGGCTTTGTTGCAGTTTGAGGATCAACCCTCGGTCCGCATGAAACCGGGCGACTTTATCGATATCCCGGCGCACCAAAAGCATCGTGTTGAGTGGACGGTTCCCGATCAGCCGACGGTCTGGCTGGCGGTCTTCTACGGGGCGCCGATCCGTTCCGCTTAG
- a CDS encoding putative signal transducing protein translates to MVSDDSPVLVASAPTSIEANAIASFLVDAGIKATVTGSFTSGFQAEAPGWVRVVVRKVDLPAAEELLKKYRDIEVDWDQVDVGQPES, encoded by the coding sequence ATGGTTTCGGATGATTCGCCCGTTCTGGTCGCCTCGGCTCCCACGTCGATTGAAGCGAACGCGATCGCTAGTTTCCTGGTCGATGCCGGGATCAAAGCGACCGTGACAGGAAGTTTCACGTCAGGCTTTCAAGCCGAGGCTCCCGGCTGGGTGCGGGTCGTCGTCCGCAAAGTCGATTTGCCCGCAGCCGAAGAATTGCTGAAAAAGTATCGCGATATCGAGGTCGATTGGGACCAAGTCGACGTCGGCCAACCCGAATCGTAA
- a CDS encoding sigma-54-dependent transcriptional regulator produces the protein MADSTLPSAKTDSSLGDELTEASRAEYSLLIIDNDPAHARAMTESLERVGYRCTVATSGPEGARLIERETFHVVITDMVMNDIDGMKILALARKRLPDCEVLLVTGHASVPIAVEAMQEGAFTFMEKPITPQRLRAVTEKAVQAVRLRQQNTELRQRLDERFGFEGIIYASPEMQQVIDRLKRIAPTDATVLITGESGTGKEMIAQAIHQNSPRRNKRIVELNTRAVSEHLVESELFGHVKGAYTDAVSDRVGAFEYANGGSLFLDEVGDMPMSTQIKLLRVLEEHEITRVGDNKPIKVNVRLISATNRPLEEMVEDGSFRNDLYFRIKVVTVTLPPLRDRRDDIIPLMDHFRKSFLKRHAKPTAHFTPDVTKRFFAYQWPGNIRQLRNFVETMVVLDNDGSLGEDDLPPELSEQVPEDAPSPNMVSGPVNLIGKPLATIERWAIEETLRLSGGNREEAARTLGIGPRTLYRRLDEYKKLEQGDDAEGSEE, from the coding sequence ATGGCTGATTCGACACTTCCCTCTGCCAAAACCGATTCCTCGCTAGGTGATGAGCTTACCGAGGCTTCGCGGGCCGAATATTCGTTGCTAATCATTGATAATGACCCGGCACACGCTCGAGCGATGACCGAAAGTCTGGAACGCGTCGGATACAGATGTACCGTAGCGACAAGTGGTCCCGAAGGGGCACGGCTGATCGAGCGGGAAACGTTTCATGTCGTGATTACCGATATGGTGATGAACGATATCGATGGGATGAAGATTCTGGCGCTCGCTCGCAAACGATTGCCTGACTGTGAAGTCCTCTTGGTGACCGGGCATGCCTCGGTTCCGATCGCCGTCGAAGCGATGCAAGAAGGGGCGTTCACCTTCATGGAGAAACCGATCACGCCGCAGCGCCTGCGTGCCGTCACTGAAAAAGCGGTCCAAGCGGTGCGACTGCGGCAACAGAACACGGAACTTCGGCAGCGACTTGATGAGCGATTTGGGTTTGAAGGGATCATTTACGCAAGCCCCGAAATGCAGCAGGTGATCGATCGCCTGAAGCGAATCGCGCCGACCGATGCGACCGTCTTGATCACCGGTGAGAGTGGGACGGGCAAAGAGATGATTGCTCAGGCAATCCACCAAAACAGCCCACGCCGCAATAAACGGATCGTCGAACTGAATACCCGTGCGGTATCGGAGCATCTGGTCGAGAGTGAATTGTTCGGGCATGTCAAAGGTGCCTATACCGACGCCGTCAGCGATCGCGTTGGTGCGTTTGAATATGCAAACGGAGGGAGCTTGTTTCTGGATGAAGTGGGGGACATGCCCATGAGCACCCAGATCAAGTTGCTGCGAGTTCTAGAAGAGCACGAGATAACGCGGGTTGGTGACAACAAACCGATCAAAGTGAACGTCCGGTTAATCAGTGCCACCAATCGGCCCCTGGAAGAAATGGTCGAGGACGGATCTTTCCGCAACGATTTGTATTTCCGTATCAAGGTGGTCACGGTCACTTTGCCTCCCCTGCGGGATCGCCGCGACGACATTATTCCGCTGATGGATCATTTCCGGAAATCGTTTCTCAAACGTCACGCAAAACCTACCGCCCATTTCACTCCCGATGTGACCAAACGGTTTTTCGCTTACCAGTGGCCGGGCAACATTCGCCAGTTGCGGAACTTTGTCGAAACGATGGTCGTTTTGGATAACGACGGAAGTTTAGGGGAAGACGATCTGCCGCCCGAGTTAAGCGAACAAGTTCCCGAGGATGCCCCTTCCCCCAACATGGTTTCGGGACCGGTGAATCTGATCGGGAAACCGTTGGCCACCATCGAACGCTGGGCCATTGAAGAGACCCTGCGGTTGTCGGGGGGCAATCGAGAAGAGGCCGCTAGGACGCTTGGCATTGGGCCGCGTACTTTATATCGTCGCCTGGACGAATATAAAAAACTGGAACAGGGCGACGACGCCGAAGGCAGCGAAGAATAA
- a CDS encoding TatD family hydrolase — translation MLFDTHAHLDSDQFNDQRDAVVQRAKAAGLVGMMTIGTTAASSRRACDLAAEYPGYVYAAVGIQPNYVGEVEADDWQTIEELAGFPGVRAIGETGLDQYWDDTPLVEQIDYFQRHIELSQKVGLPFIVHMRESCPAIIDTLRPYAAKGSLAGVMHSFTGDWDQAKQLLDFGLHISFAGMLTFKKSQDLRGVAAQVPEDRLLIETDAPYLSPEPLRGKRPNEPARVAHTLKCLAEVRGKSVESMAEITTHNARRFLALPE, via the coding sequence ATGTTGTTCGACACCCACGCCCATCTAGACAGCGACCAATTCAACGACCAACGCGATGCGGTTGTGCAACGAGCAAAAGCGGCGGGCCTGGTCGGGATGATGACCATCGGCACAACCGCCGCCTCCAGCCGACGAGCCTGCGATCTGGCTGCGGAGTACCCAGGGTACGTCTATGCAGCGGTTGGCATCCAACCTAATTACGTCGGCGAGGTCGAAGCCGATGACTGGCAGACCATCGAAGAACTGGCTGGCTTTCCAGGCGTGCGGGCGATTGGCGAAACCGGGCTGGACCAATACTGGGACGATACTCCGCTTGTCGAACAGATCGATTATTTCCAGCGGCACATCGAATTATCACAAAAGGTCGGGCTGCCGTTTATTGTCCACATGCGTGAAAGCTGCCCTGCCATTATCGATACGCTCCGCCCGTACGCGGCCAAGGGATCGTTGGCCGGAGTCATGCATTCGTTTACGGGCGACTGGGACCAAGCCAAACAGCTGCTTGATTTCGGTTTGCATATCAGTTTCGCCGGGATGTTAACGTTCAAAAAATCTCAAGACCTCCGCGGGGTCGCAGCTCAGGTCCCCGAAGACCGTTTGCTGATTGAAACCGACGCCCCCTACCTCAGCCCCGAACCGCTTCGTGGCAAGCGGCCCAACGAACCGGCTCGTGTTGCCCACACTCTGAAATGTTTGGCGGAAGTTCGCGGCAAAAGCGTCGAATCGATGGCAGAGATTACGACCCACAACGCCCGTCGGTTCCTCGCGTTGCCCGAATAA
- a CDS encoding ATP-binding cassette domain-containing protein yields the protein MIYVQDLTKTYEDLQRGRFVAVDRVSFHVAPGEIFGLLGPNGAGKTTVLRILSTVLKPTSGTARIHGYDVAADAADVRSRIGFVSNNTALYDRMTAWETVQYFGRLHGMRSDELKDRLESLFDQLRMNDFRDVPAGKMSTGMKQKVSIARALVHDPPILIFDEATLGLDVMVARNLLQVIRNLREAGKCLIFSTHIMREVERLCDRIAIMHRGRILDTGTLEALRERHDEHDFEDLFFGLLSKHEEESGEILGVQE from the coding sequence ATGATATACGTTCAAGACCTGACCAAAACGTACGAAGACCTGCAGCGCGGGCGGTTCGTAGCCGTCGATCGCGTTTCATTTCACGTTGCTCCCGGAGAAATCTTCGGCCTTCTCGGGCCGAACGGTGCTGGGAAGACAACGGTTCTACGGATTTTAAGCACGGTTCTTAAACCGACTTCAGGAACGGCTCGAATCCACGGCTACGATGTTGCAGCCGATGCAGCGGATGTGCGCAGCCGAATCGGGTTTGTCAGCAACAACACCGCGCTTTACGACCGGATGACGGCTTGGGAAACAGTGCAGTATTTCGGTCGACTGCATGGGATGCGGAGCGATGAACTGAAAGATCGCTTGGAATCGTTGTTCGACCAATTGCGAATGAATGATTTTCGCGATGTCCCCGCAGGGAAAATGTCTACCGGAATGAAACAAAAGGTTTCAATCGCCAGAGCCCTGGTCCATGATCCACCGATCCTGATCTTTGATGAAGCGACGCTCGGCCTGGATGTGATGGTTGCTCGGAACTTGTTGCAGGTGATCCGAAACCTTCGCGAAGCGGGAAAATGTCTGATCTTTTCGACGCACATCATGCGTGAAGTCGAACGCCTGTGTGACCGAATTGCGATCATGCATCGTGGCCGCATCCTCGATACGGGGACCCTGGAAGCACTCCGCGAACGTCACGACGAACATGACTTCGAAGACCTCTTTTTTGGTCTGCTGTCGAAGCATGAAGAGGAATCAGGCGAAATATTAGGAGTGCAGGAATGA